A part of Nesterenkonia lutea genomic DNA contains:
- a CDS encoding sugar phosphate isomerase/epimerase family protein has translation MFTAATWPIAGNMLAFGGKTSEGVPVWQATATYWSDCLRQMRELGFDHIDPTDAWLPLQKLSAPRLGEFKQVLSDEGLKISSISMTRNSVIDREHGEANLADAHRLIDIAPEFGASIVNTGFMQALTPEQQNALWFWLAEGHHDDPALRPLAVERIRELGDHAQANGIELSLEMYEDTFLGTADEAVAFHADVNHPAVGLNPDLGNFIRLHRPMPAYEEMFEKVLPHANFWHIKNYTRDEDPAVGGYSSAPMPLKHGLINYRKIIRRALELGYSGPFCCEHYGSDSIGVCAENRDYIQQILTSAESSPLLAASRADQA, from the coding sequence ATGTTCACAGCAGCCACATGGCCCATCGCCGGCAATATGCTCGCCTTCGGAGGCAAGACCTCTGAGGGAGTTCCGGTCTGGCAGGCAACAGCGACCTACTGGTCCGACTGTCTGCGCCAGATGCGTGAGCTCGGGTTCGATCACATCGACCCCACCGACGCCTGGTTGCCCCTGCAGAAGCTCTCCGCTCCGCGCCTGGGGGAGTTCAAGCAGGTCCTGTCCGACGAGGGCCTGAAGATCTCCTCCATCTCGATGACCCGCAACTCGGTCATCGACCGCGAGCATGGCGAGGCGAATCTCGCCGACGCCCACAGGCTGATCGACATCGCCCCCGAATTCGGAGCGAGCATCGTCAACACTGGATTCATGCAGGCGCTGACCCCGGAGCAGCAGAACGCGCTCTGGTTCTGGCTCGCGGAGGGCCACCACGATGATCCCGCACTGCGTCCGCTGGCCGTGGAGCGGATCCGCGAGCTCGGTGACCACGCCCAGGCCAACGGGATTGAGCTCAGCCTCGAGATGTATGAGGACACCTTCCTCGGCACTGCCGATGAGGCCGTGGCATTCCACGCGGACGTCAACCACCCAGCCGTGGGCCTCAACCCTGATCTCGGCAACTTCATCCGGCTGCATCGCCCCATGCCGGCATATGAAGAGATGTTCGAGAAGGTGCTCCCACATGCAAACTTCTGGCATATCAAGAACTACACCCGAGACGAGGATCCGGCGGTCGGCGGATACTCCTCGGCGCCCATGCCGCTGAAGCACGGCCTGATCAACTACCGCAAGATCATCCGCCGCGCACTGGAGCTCGGCTACTCCGGCCCGTTCTGCTGCGAGCACTACGGGTCGGACTCCATCGGGGTCTGCGCCGAAAACCGTGACTACATCCAGCAGATCCTCACCTCGGCCGAGAGCAGTCCGCTCCTCGCCGCGTCCCGCGCCGACCAGGCCTGA